One region of Chaetodon auriga isolate fChaAug3 chromosome 5, fChaAug3.hap1, whole genome shotgun sequence genomic DNA includes:
- the tmem167a gene encoding protein kish-A, translating to MSAIFNFQSLLTVILLLICTCAYIRALAPSLLDKNKTGLLGIFWKCARIGERKSPWVACCCVIMAFSILFLQ from the exons ATG TCGGCCATTTTCAACTTCCAGTCGTTGCTGACAGTGATTCTCCTCCTGATCTGTACCTGTGCCTACATCAGAGCGCTGGCTCCCAGCCTGCTAGACAAGAACAAGACTGG GCTTCTAGGAATTTTCTGGAAGTGTGCCAGGATAG GTGAGCGGAAGAGTCCGTGGGTGGCTTGCTGCTGTGTCATCATGGCTTTTAGTATACTGTTTCTACAGTAG